AGATAGACGCAGGCCGTGTTATTATTGTCATTTGGTACATTTAGACAGGAAGAGTATCTTGACTACCGACACTCATACTCTGCACATCGAAGAGATTTTAGAACTTCTGCCGCACCGTTACCCGTTCTTGCTGGTAGACCGCGTGCTGGATTTTGAAGAAGGCCGTTTTTTACGTGCAGTAAAAAATGTCTCAGTAAATGAGCCGTTTTTCCAGGGCCACTTCCCTGGTAAACCGATTTTCCCAGGCGTGCTGATTCTTGAAGCGATGGCGCAAGCCACCGGTATTCTTGCGTTTAAAAGCGTAGGTAAACTGGAACCTGGTGAGCTTTATTACTTTGCTGGTATTGATGAAGCGCGTTTCAAACGTCCTGTCGTGCCAGGTGACCAAATGGTCATGGAAGTTACTTTCGAAAAAACCCGCCGTGGTCTGACTCGCTTTAAAGGCGTGGCAACTGTTGACGGTAAAATTGTCTGCGAAGCAACCATGATGTGTGCCCGCAGCCGGGAGAGCTAATACGTGATTGATAAATCCGCCTTTATTCATCCATCTGCCATTGTGGAAGAGGGCGCCGTTATCGGTGCTAATGTTCATATTGGTCCGTTTTGTATTGTTGGTCCGCATGTTGAGATAGGCGAAGGCACCGTGCTGAAGTCTCATGTTGTGGTAAATGGTCATACGACCATTGGCCGCGATAACGAGATTTATC
This genomic window from Buttiauxella gaviniae contains:
- the fabZ gene encoding 3-hydroxyacyl-ACP dehydratase FabZ, with protein sequence MTTDTHTLHIEEILELLPHRYPFLLVDRVLDFEEGRFLRAVKNVSVNEPFFQGHFPGKPIFPGVLILEAMAQATGILAFKSVGKLEPGELYYFAGIDEARFKRPVVPGDQMVMEVTFEKTRRGLTRFKGVATVDGKIVCEATMMCARSRES